gcatccaacTGGGAACACAGAGGGTGGGATTGTCGGGATGAAGTGTGTGCAAGTaggtggatcaaagtcgtgcaagtgtcagggcacctttcgTGAGTGCAAAGTCATGTTTTGGCACAAAGAATATTTTACTAAAGCTTGGCACACACCATTCCTAGACACAACGTACAACTGATTCCAAGGCATCTGCAAGGTACTCCATGacatttttgggggggttttgtcTTTCAAACTTGGTAGGCTCTACAATCATATTGCCACATGCCTTCATAGTTCAGTAACAGTTCTCAGTGGTTGGCAAATGTCTGCAATAATGGTGCctgatgacttaaaaaaaaaatcagatttttttttgctttttaagattcacccctggtttgccatctgagcaggaagaattgacAACATATTTATGGAAagtttttcagcatttttattatttcatgtcatcctcagaacgagactttaggcacatttgggtggaaaaaacaagCGTTAACATTTGTTAATGcatgcggatcagctgtttttagcaaggaccaacacagagcagcacagtTTTAGAGAAAACAAAAAGCGTAAAAATGTCTTAGTAAAGCTCAGTACAGGTGTGCTGCCATCACTACGCTTTGAGAGACTGTTTTCAACTGGGATTctgagctgcgctgcagaaaacaaatgaaaagctcacagcttcaaatgcttcATGGGCGAAGTGGGCAGTTATGTCGATCTGCAACCTCTGCCTCCCACTGGCTGCTGTGATCGACctacaatacaaacacaattgagtggttgacatcacactgctgtaaaggggtattggGTGTCTAATAtcggttttatgattacaagtaagtACATACGGGATCGGGCCGATAGCTGATACTGGTATTAGCATAGGTGCATCCCTAGAAGaaagtttagcactgttgcctcacagcaagaaggtcatgggattgattcccacatgtggcctttctgtatggattttgcatgttccccctgggtgctctggcttcttgcCACATCCAAAAGGCATGCAGTGTAGGTGGATtgcaaactttaaaattgtccatagatgtgtgtgaatgtgtttgtttgtctatatgtggccctgcggcagacgggtgtcctgtccagagtgcgggaataggctccagccccttgtgAGCCTTAATTAGtgtaagcagttgaaaatgagtgagtgagtcttaCAATAAAATTGTTGTGGGAAATCACATGGAGGGATTATTTTAATTGTTGTTCCTAATTTTAATACTAATTTAATTCCTTCCTTGTAGACATGCAGCAGCTGTCAGTGTGTCAAGAAGAAATTATCCCTGAGAAGCGTGGGAGTGGGCATCTTGTCATGGAGAATATTAAAGAGGAACAAGAGGAATTCTGGCCATGTCAAGAGGAACAGCAACTTCACCAGCTGGAGGAGTCTGGTATCATTAAGTTCCCTTTGACTCTTGTCCCTGTCAAAAGTGAAAATGAAGAAAAACCAGCATTATCACAGCTTTATCGAAGCCAagctgatgacagcaaacaggtaGAGACTCCAGCGAGCAGGTCTTTTGCACACAGAATGCTGACAGCACAAGGTGATGAAGAGGACAATAAAATACCACAACCAGACAGCAACTCAAGCCCATATACTGATGGCAAGAATTCAGACATTTctgaaactgagactgatgaGAGTTTTGAATGGTATCCAACACTGAAAATTTGTTCAGGTTTAAATCCTTTGCAAAATGGTGATATCTGTGTGAGCAGTGCTCAAAACAACTGGGTAACTCTGAATCTGGAAAAGCATTTTTAACAATAGATATTTAAATCATCACAAGAGGGAGAAACCAATTGGGTGCCTTGAGCTTGGTAAAAGGCGGAAGCAAAATGTCAATGAGAAAACGCACCCCAAAAGTCATACAGGTGAGAAGCCATtttgctgttctgagtgtggcaaaACATTTAGACAAAAGAGCGTTCTCAAAGCACATattagaattcatacaggagagagacCATTCATTTGCTCTGAGTGTAGTAAAAGGTTTGGTCTGAAGAGCCATCTTGATGGccatatgagaattcatacaggagagaaaccatttggctgcttTGATTGCAGTAAAAGATTTGGAAGAAAGGACGTGCTGAAGACtcacatgagaattcacacaggagagaaaccatttggctgtcccGATTGTGGTGAAAGATTTCGAAGGAAGGACAATCTAAAAGGACACTTGAGAATTCatactggagagaaaccatttggctgttctgagtgtggcaaaTGTTTTAGACAAAAAAGTAGTTTTAACATGCACATGAAAAGACATAGAGGTCAGAAACTATTTGGTTGTCCTGAGTGTGGTGAAAAATTTGGAAGGAAGGGCAAATTGAACAAACACATAAGAAAGCATACAGAAGAGAAACTACtcagctgttctgaatgtggtaaaacatTTGCAAGACAGCACAATTTGAAcagacacatgaaaattcatattGGAGAAAAACCATTTCGCTGTTCTGAGTGTGCAGAAAGATTTGGATTTAAGGGCCATCTTAATGAACACATGAGAGTGCatactggagagaaaccatttacTTGTTCTGACTGTGGTGAAAGGTTTGGAAGAAAGGGAATTCTGAACGTACATAAGAGaactcatacaggagaaaaaccatttgcctgttctgaCTGTGGTGAACAATTCGGAAGAAAGGACAATCTAAATGTGCACctaagaattcatacaggagagaaaccatttggctgttccgaATGTGGTGGAAGATTTCGACAAAAGAGTAATCTTAACGCACACATGAAAAGGCATAAAGGAAAGAACGATTTGGTTGTCCTGAGTGTGGCAAAAGATTGGAAGAAAACATAGTCTGACAaagcacatgagaattcatacagaagCAAAGCATTTGGCTGTTCGAATTGTACTAAAAGATTTGCAAAAAAGAGCAATCTTGATAGACACATGAGAGTCCATTCCCGGCCAGAAACCATTTACTAGCCTCGCGTGTCCTCAGTCCCACTGTGAAGagggtttgccaggagagatctcgGTACGAGGACATTTCAGTGAAAATTAACCCCAGCTAAAAAGTCCACGAAGTAAATATGAAAAAGTCTAATGACAATAAATTGTACTGGCCGGATGTTGCTCAGGATAAAAAGGTCCCCAAATCACGCTTAGGCACCAGGGTGTGTGAGGAgagcaatggtgcaacttctcctaGTGCTGCATGGAAGGATCTCTCCTGTGGCAGCACTCAGTTGGCTAAtctagtcaagttagagtccggtcagaattaataacttcaaagcaaattgccGTTTTAAATTGAATgagacctctttccaaacactgtaatacaaataataaactacaatcgaccaaaacgtgttttttccttccaaaatgagacgtccagcgttctttatgaattacattgatgctgacgtgcagcgcagctggCTGCGCtcgctcagaggctatggagtgacatttatgtcaatgtctgaaaggaaatacttttgacaaaaactacagattttgagaTCAAGAATCCAATGACCAATgtccatatttatttactttaagactcaataaaatgttgacatagaaaacctctaaagcctacttttagtacacagaaaattcacaagaattaTTGGTAAGGGAGTCGATAAGGATCAatcagcagaattgataatggcatcaatattgatcaaatcttatcgatacccatccctagtaaaaTGTTTAGGCTGAAGATCAGTCTTTccaaacacatgagaattcatacaggaatgCAGTACAGCAtagcatagtagactggccacaggttGAGCTTAATAAGTTAGATACGAAAACCAGGAAGTTACATAcagaaatcaatgcatggacagaatacATCTCCCTCGTACAGAAGGCATTCTacatctcactgaaatcaaccaggcctacagagcatctacAATAATTATTGGACAGTGACAGGAATGGTCTTTATCTAATATAATGTTAATATAATGTTATAATATAATGATACCAACTATATTCTGTTATGTGTAAATGGTTACAACCAAAAATCATTGAACAAAAAACTTGCTTGGGTAGAATGATAGAGGGCTGAAAAGTGATTTACACAATTGATAAAAGTATAATAGGAGGTGATTTTAATCTAATGATCTTTGGTTAGATTGTGTTCCTTGTAGAGGAAACCCTAGTGAATTAAAATATATCTGATTTATTCTGCCAATAATGGTCAGTGCTCAAGATTAGATTATTGGTTAATTTCACATAAGTTGATTAACaacttgatttttttgtttttgtttttgtaaagcgttttgagcatctgatgcagatggaaaagtgctatacgaggtctgtcaataaagtataggtcctttttattttttcaaaaactatatggatttcattcatatgtttttacgtcagacatgcttgaaccctcgtgcgcatgcgtgagtttttccacgcctgtcggtgacgtcattcgcctgtgagcactccttgtgggaggagtcgtccagcccctcgtcggaaattcctttgtctgagaagttgctgagagactggcgctttgtttgatcaaaattttttctaaacctgtgagacacatcgaagtggacacggttcgaaaaattaagctggttttcggtgaaaattttaacagctgatgagagattttgaggtgatactgtcgctttaaggacttcccacggagcgcgacgtcgtgcagcactcccaggtgccatcgtcagcctgtttcaagctgaaaacctccacatttcagtagtgagaccagctatgttgtacagtttagagacggtggcactaacaaaaagacgggaggcagagctggaggtggcagagctgaagatgttgagattctctttgggagtgacaagaatggacaagattaggaatgaacatatcagaggaacagctcaggtggggcagtttggagacaaagtcagagaggtgagattgagatggtttgcacatgtgcagaggagggacccagggtatataaggaaaaggatgctgaggatggagccaccaggcaggaggagaagagggaggccaaagaggaggtttatggatgtgctaagggaggacatgcaggtggttggtgtgacagaggaagatacagaggacagggcgagatggaaacaattgatctgctgtggcgacccctaacaggaagagccgaaagacgaagaagaagatggAAAATACAAAATTCATTACATTAAAACCAAATTCTATGTGGTTTCATATTCCTCGATTGCTGTTCAAGAAAATAGGATATTTAGACTTTCTTTTCAAATGTGATTTTGAGATAAGCAAAATTCCACTGAAGCTTTCTTTTTATcccactttttccttttttggagAATGATTTTCACTACATTGTGTTTGTAACTGATTTATTGGATTCTAATGGAGATCTATCAGATTGTTTCTTTTGTTTACAAATGTAACCCTAATTGTGGTTACCATGAATTTAGAACGGTTTGTAAAGTGATACCATTATCATTAATGAATATTACTTGTGTGATATTATTCGTTATTCGTAtgatctcagcttttttgaaatgtgctgcaggcatccatttcaaaatgagtaaaatatcttggctttgtggtgtattcagttgtgtatatataggttgaataggttgaagaggatttgcaaatcattgtattctgtttttctttacatttcacacaacgtccccaacttcattggaattc
The sequence above is drawn from the Thalassophryne amazonica chromosome 21, fThaAma1.1, whole genome shotgun sequence genome and encodes:
- the LOC117503568 gene encoding gastrula zinc finger protein XlCGF57.1-like, translated to MQQLSVCQEEIIPEKRGSGHLVMENIKEEQEEFWPCQEEQQLHQLEESGIIKFPLTLVPVKSENEEKPALSQLYRSQADDSKQVETPASRSFAHRMLTAQGDEEDNKIPQPDSNSSPYTDGKNSDISETETDESFECWKSIFNNRYLNHHKREKPIGCLELGKRRKQNVNEKTHPKSHTGEKPFCCSECGKTFRQKSVLKAHIRIHTGERPFICSECSKRFGLKSHLDGHMRIHTGEKPFGCFDCSKRFGRKDVLKTHMRIHTGEKPFGCPDCGERFRRKDNLKGHLRIHTGEKPFGCSECGKCFRQKSSFNMHMKRHRGQKLFGCPECGEKFGRKGKLNKHIRKHTEEKLLSCSECGKTFARQHNLNRHMKIHIGEKPFRCSECAERFGFKGHLNEHMRVHTGEKPFTCSDCGERFGRKGILNVHKRTHTGEKPFACSDCGEQFGRKDNLNVHLRIHTGEKPFGCSECGGRFRQKSNLNAHMKRHKGKNDLVVLSVAKDWKKT